In the Leptospira limi genome, one interval contains:
- a CDS encoding LIC11631 family protein — protein sequence MKGRNLLFSFPKSVDTFYVNRLDGSVFSSQSGVFYPYQHQDFYAMDSLFLSPFKEEEIWDFQSIPQVQMGFLGFLTLRGFIREDLELPKLQVRGLSKHWRSFLAKENFLGKQIPWETSDFIPNLVGENPTPESGFGKKGHWSNEFHFEKQEGNSTSLFFIATNKQSETEVAISDLMKDFLLYSQTNHYLERAYIRKENSSYLYLNAKETNPRVFYRENTSEFPSFLFLVAELKNKTVILPN from the coding sequence ATGAAGGGGCGGAATTTACTCTTCTCTTTTCCAAAGTCCGTCGATACTTTTTATGTGAATCGTTTAGATGGATCAGTCTTTTCTTCCCAATCAGGGGTATTTTACCCTTACCAACACCAAGATTTTTATGCTATGGATTCCTTGTTTTTATCTCCTTTCAAAGAAGAAGAAATTTGGGATTTCCAATCCATTCCGCAAGTTCAGATGGGATTTCTTGGATTTTTAACCCTTCGTGGTTTCATTCGAGAAGATCTAGAATTACCAAAACTCCAAGTACGAGGTCTTTCGAAACACTGGCGTTCTTTCCTTGCAAAGGAAAATTTTTTAGGGAAACAAATACCTTGGGAAACTTCTGATTTTATTCCGAATTTGGTTGGAGAAAATCCAACACCTGAATCTGGTTTTGGAAAAAAAGGCCATTGGTCAAACGAGTTCCATTTTGAGAAACAAGAGGGAAATTCCACTTCTTTGTTTTTCATCGCAACGAACAAACAAAGTGAAACTGAAGTCGCTATCAGTGATTTAATGAAAGATTTTTTATTGTATTCCCAAACCAATCATTATTTGGAAAGAGCTTACATCCGCAAAGAAAACTCTAGTTATTTGTATCTAAACGCAAAAGAAACAAATCCAAGAGTATTTTACCGAGAAAATACTTCAGAATTTCCATCCTTTTTGTTTTTGGTGGCAGAGTTAAAAAATAAAACAGTTATTCTCCCAAATTAA
- the rfaE1 gene encoding D-glycero-beta-D-manno-heptose-7-phosphate kinase — MLKIKKSLLHQTFAKLSQIKVLVIGDLILDEYLIGSVERISPEAPVPVVWVRSEKQTLGGSGNVVQNLSSIGVRGIVFGRIGEDKAGENLESILLSYSVAKEDLALLKSKQIPTILKTRIIASHQQVCRVDREEIVPLTNEEEKQILERLKDKIKEASAVILSDYDKGYLTPSLIQSVISLCNAENKIVTVDPQVSHFFLYKNIHIMTPNHHEAGKALGKKLSSDSEIELACREISERITPDAMMITRGEKGMSIYERTSNRFYHIPTVAKEVFDVTGAGDTVITTYTAFVASGMSIGEAALVSNVSAGIVVGKLGAATVTQSEIEEALRTLGYLEESK; from the coding sequence TTGTTGAAAATCAAAAAATCTTTGCTACACCAAACCTTTGCCAAACTTTCCCAAATCAAAGTTCTCGTCATAGGAGATTTGATTTTAGATGAATACTTAATTGGATCAGTGGAAAGAATCTCTCCCGAAGCACCTGTTCCCGTTGTTTGGGTTAGAAGCGAAAAACAAACTTTAGGTGGATCTGGTAATGTTGTTCAAAACCTATCATCCATTGGAGTCAGAGGGATTGTTTTTGGAAGGATCGGGGAAGACAAAGCAGGTGAAAATTTAGAATCAATTTTACTTTCGTATTCAGTAGCAAAGGAAGACTTAGCCTTATTAAAATCCAAACAAATTCCCACGATTCTAAAAACGAGAATCATTGCCTCCCACCAACAAGTTTGCCGTGTGGACAGAGAAGAAATTGTCCCACTGACAAATGAAGAAGAAAAACAAATTCTGGAACGATTAAAAGATAAAATCAAAGAGGCTTCTGCTGTGATCCTCTCAGATTACGATAAGGGGTACTTAACACCTTCTTTGATCCAATCTGTGATTTCTCTTTGTAATGCAGAAAATAAAATTGTGACTGTAGATCCGCAAGTAAGCCATTTTTTCTTATACAAAAACATTCATATCATGACACCAAACCATCATGAGGCGGGTAAGGCATTGGGTAAAAAACTATCCAGTGATTCTGAAATTGAACTCGCTTGTCGTGAGATTTCAGAACGTATTACACCAGATGCGATGATGATTACCAGAGGGGAAAAGGGAATGTCAATTTATGAAAGAACATCCAATCGTTTTTACCATATCCCTACTGTCGCCAAAGAAGTATTTGATGTAACAGGTGCAGGTGATACTGTCATCACTACCTATACTGCATTTGTAGCAAGTGGGATGAGCATTGGAGAAGCAGCCCTTGTCTCCAATGTAAGTGCGGGGATTGTTGTTGGGAAATTGGGTGCGGCAACGGTGACACAATCTGAGATTGAAGAGGCTCTTCGGACTTTAGGTTATCTTGAGGAATCAAAATGA
- a CDS encoding LON peptidase substrate-binding domain-containing protein — protein sequence MFLPLHIFEPRYRMLLDFCLENGGEMGMAPYPKGYLGNGLPPIPEVVGFGHIIQKESLPDGRSNIILEGLGTAEIVSLTSTEPFYIAQVSKREHQRNKNVSEELKEKIEELLVLTKRILLAEGAEEDLILKMNQILVHPFPVDFIASLIYFDFKTKQTILETTNLDTKANLLKQVLMGLNLGE from the coding sequence ATGTTTTTACCCTTACATATCTTTGAGCCAAGGTATAGAATGTTACTGGATTTTTGTTTGGAAAATGGAGGAGAAATGGGAATGGCACCTTATCCGAAAGGGTATTTGGGAAATGGATTACCTCCCATTCCTGAGGTTGTAGGGTTTGGACATATCATCCAAAAGGAATCTTTGCCTGATGGAAGATCCAATATTATTTTAGAGGGATTAGGAACGGCAGAGATTGTCAGTTTAACTTCCACCGAACCCTTTTATATCGCACAAGTATCCAAACGAGAACACCAACGGAATAAAAATGTCTCCGAGGAACTAAAAGAAAAAATAGAAGAATTGTTAGTGCTCACCAAACGAATCTTACTTGCTGAAGGTGCTGAGGAAGACCTAATTTTAAAAATGAACCAAATTTTAGTTCACCCATTTCCTGTGGATTTTATTGCTTCACTGATTTATTTTGATTTTAAAACAAAACAAACCATTCTGGAAACAACCAATTTAGACACTAAGGCAAATTTACTCAAACAAGTGTTAATGGGTCTTAATTTGGGAGAATAA